In a genomic window of Acidobacteriota bacterium:
- a CDS encoding AAA family ATPase gives MTRNSSKRLARQGGAALTSAGLRFTYLYLENWRNFSRVEIDLQRRVFLVGPNASGKSNFLDVFRFLHDLAAVGGGLQAAVARKPRGKVSDLRSLAARNPSDIVIRVRVGDDSNPKLWDYELRITQDKKGRPKVNRERVISGDQEIFTRPREVDMSDPERLTQTFLEQVNANVRFRALAEFFGSVRYLHIVPQLVREPERTVDRSGDPYGGGFLEQVAQTSEKTRKARLSRIRSALRLAVPQLQKLELWRDDRGMPHLRGKYEHWRPQGAWQTENHLSDGTLRLLGLLWAVLDSGGPLLLEEPELSLHPEVVRSLPQMFARTQRHSGRQIILSTHSPDLLTDEGIAQDEVLLLKPAKEGTVVRRAQDIDDIADLLMGGSNLADIVMPLTRPDQADQLTLFPD, from the coding sequence GTGACTCGAAATTCATCGAAGCGACTTGCTCGCCAAGGCGGTGCAGCGCTTACCTCGGCGGGACTTCGATTTACATACCTCTACCTGGAGAACTGGCGGAATTTCTCCAGAGTGGAGATCGATCTGCAGCGGCGTGTATTCCTTGTAGGACCCAACGCCTCGGGCAAGTCCAATTTCCTCGATGTCTTTCGCTTCTTGCATGATCTGGCGGCCGTCGGGGGCGGGCTGCAAGCGGCGGTCGCCCGAAAACCAAGAGGGAAGGTGTCCGACCTCAGGAGTCTCGCCGCCAGGAATCCGTCGGATATCGTCATACGAGTCCGTGTGGGAGACGACTCGAATCCGAAACTTTGGGACTACGAACTGAGAATCACTCAAGACAAAAAGGGCCGACCGAAGGTAAACCGGGAACGCGTGATCAGTGGTGACCAAGAGATATTCACGCGCCCGCGAGAAGTCGACATGTCTGACCCGGAGCGGTTGACTCAGACATTTCTCGAGCAAGTCAACGCAAATGTGAGATTCCGAGCACTCGCCGAGTTTTTTGGATCTGTGCGTTACCTACACATCGTCCCCCAGCTCGTGCGCGAGCCGGAGCGCACGGTGGATCGAAGTGGTGACCCTTATGGCGGGGGCTTCTTGGAGCAGGTGGCGCAAACGTCGGAGAAGACGCGTAAGGCGCGGTTGAGCCGAATTCGAAGCGCCCTCAGACTAGCCGTCCCACAGCTTCAAAAACTTGAGCTCTGGCGTGATGATCGCGGGATGCCACACCTCCGCGGTAAGTACGAGCACTGGCGTCCCCAAGGGGCTTGGCAGACCGAAAACCATCTTTCGGATGGGACACTCCGCCTGCTCGGCCTTCTCTGGGCCGTGCTGGACAGCGGCGGTCCGCTATTACTTGAGGAGCCAGAGCTGTCACTGCACCCGGAAGTCGTGCGCTCTCTTCCTCAGATGTTCGCCCGCACCCAGCGACACAGCGGAAGGCAGATCATTCTCAGCACCCACTCCCCTGATCTCCTGACAGACGAAGGAATCGCCCAAGACGAAGTGCTGCTGTTGAAACCCGCCAAGGAAGGGACGGTGGTCCGCCGAGCTCAGGACATCGATGACATCGCGGATCTGCTTATGGGTGGGTCCAACCTCGCCGACATCGTCATGCCGCTGACGCGACCAGATCAGGCTGACCAGTTGACGCTTTTCCCCGATTGA
- a CDS encoding DUF1259 domain-containing protein, which produces MYKFFSLLLVAALSVALSGASGAPLDRAKIEALTGAKGTWNEKEGVFKVSVPRSDLAVTVAGVKLTPPMGLTSWAAFTTAGDETTVMGDLVLLEDQVNSVMSAALDHGLDVTALHNHFLWDSPRVMFMHVGGTGDESKLAEAVGRVFATIRETSGGKGSTPAPPAGSGDPLDAKKLDAILGAAGDLKDGVYKVTIGRETKMHGASMGGAMGVNTWAAFAGGAAGAVVDGDIAMLESELQGVLKALRGARINVVAIHQHMIHEEPRFVFLHYWGVGPAEDLAKGLRAALDRTGNGR; this is translated from the coding sequence ATGTACAAGTTCTTCTCACTGCTGCTGGTTGCTGCGCTTTCGGTCGCTCTCTCAGGTGCCTCAGGCGCTCCTCTCGACCGTGCGAAGATCGAAGCCCTCACCGGCGCGAAGGGGACCTGGAACGAGAAGGAGGGTGTCTTCAAGGTCTCGGTGCCGAGGAGCGACCTCGCCGTGACGGTCGCCGGCGTGAAGCTCACGCCGCCGATGGGGCTGACCTCGTGGGCCGCCTTCACGACGGCGGGCGACGAGACGACCGTGATGGGGGACCTCGTGCTCCTCGAGGACCAGGTGAATTCGGTGATGAGCGCGGCGCTCGACCACGGCCTCGACGTCACCGCCCTCCACAACCACTTCCTGTGGGACTCACCGCGAGTCATGTTCATGCACGTCGGCGGCACGGGCGACGAGTCGAAGCTCGCCGAGGCGGTAGGCCGGGTCTTCGCGACGATCCGGGAGACGAGCGGCGGGAAGGGGAGCACACCCGCTCCTCCCGCGGGCTCGGGCGACCCGCTCGATGCAAAGAAGCTCGACGCGATCCTCGGGGCCGCCGGCGATCTCAAGGACGGCGTCTACAAGGTGACGATCGGCCGCGAGACGAAGATGCACGGGGCGTCGATGGGAGGGGCGATGGGGGTCAACACGTGGGCCGCCTTCGCCGGGGGTGCGGCCGGCGCCGTCGTGGACGGCGATATCGCGATGCTCGAGTCGGAGCTCCAGGGGGTGCTCAAAGCGCTCCGCGGCGCGCGGATCAACGTCGTCGCGATCCACCAGCACATGATCCACGAGGAGCCGCGCTTCGTTTTCCTGCACTACTGGGGCGTCGGCCCCGCCGAGGATCTCGCGAAAGGGCTGCGGGCGGCGCTCGATAGGACGGGGAACGGGCGGTAG
- a CDS encoding helix-turn-helix domain-containing protein, whose protein sequence is MKCDQCGARLASRRENYMYEESGLPGITLMGIEIRRCAKCGDFEVVIPRIEELHRRIALAITKKCSRLTPAEIRFLRKSLGWSGADFSAHFGVTPETVSRWENGQIPMGVLADRLLRLMVVHLQPAADYSLDILKSVATEKASPLKLGMKAGPKGWSQAA, encoded by the coding sequence ATGAAGTGCGACCAGTGCGGCGCAAGGCTCGCCTCACGTCGGGAGAACTACATGTACGAGGAATCGGGGCTTCCCGGCATCACCCTGATGGGGATCGAGATCAGGCGATGCGCCAAGTGCGGGGATTTCGAGGTCGTCATCCCCAGGATTGAGGAGCTCCACCGACGAATCGCCCTGGCCATCACGAAGAAGTGCTCCCGTCTCACCCCGGCGGAGATCCGTTTCCTACGAAAGTCCCTGGGCTGGTCCGGCGCGGACTTCTCCGCCCATTTCGGCGTGACCCCGGAGACGGTCTCCCGCTGGGAGAACGGCCAGATTCCGATGGGCGTCCTCGCCGATCGCCTCCTGCGCCTGATGGTCGTTCACCTCCAGCCCGCCGCCGACTACTCGCTCGACATCCTCAAGAGCGTGGCGACCGAGAAAGCCTCCCCGCTCAAGCTCGGGATGAAAGCGGGGCCGAAGGGCTGGAGTCAGGCGGCATGA